A portion of the Paenibacillus hamazuiensis genome contains these proteins:
- a CDS encoding DUF58 domain-containing protein yields the protein MREFALRKLVQPHRLTLKIWAVGGSFIGSLCFLLFQGGKLALMLFVVVSILSVYLLLGKWSGIKKTTGTRQIMNFDHEATIEAGTSVSVQMQLHIPGVWPIPYVFVKERLFHRNGQEFPFEFTLIPDWKRRGSFEYKTPPLRRGFYTFGTTECVTEDIFGLFEHTGYLQVPHSLSVLPQTVPIREWHQFHQMMKGTNHHSSTTRAVRETTQINGVREYIYGDRISRIHWNATAKTGTWKSKEFERESLPKTYVVLDRHGKSYAGEDHFELAVSVAASLFQYGASRSFALGLISVGAATAYYEPKPGQLQQKEVMQHLIGVEADGTHPLRRVLKEHVQSLVPGSFIAVISPVEGEAALQLMSWLKQLQLNPCHIMVTGKPERKELWLKTLRANGFMGYAIGSLAELPVVLGGRG from the coding sequence ATGAGGGAATTTGCTTTGCGCAAGCTGGTTCAGCCGCACCGGCTGACGCTCAAAATTTGGGCGGTCGGCGGCAGCTTTATCGGAAGCCTCTGCTTTTTGCTCTTTCAGGGCGGAAAGCTGGCGCTCATGTTGTTTGTGGTCGTATCGATCCTTAGCGTTTATTTGCTGCTGGGCAAATGGAGCGGCATCAAGAAAACGACCGGCACCCGGCAAATCATGAACTTCGATCATGAAGCGACGATCGAGGCGGGTACGTCCGTTTCGGTGCAGATGCAGCTGCATATTCCCGGAGTTTGGCCGATTCCTTACGTGTTTGTCAAGGAGCGTTTGTTCCACCGGAACGGCCAGGAGTTTCCGTTCGAATTTACGCTTATTCCCGACTGGAAGAGGCGCGGCTCCTTCGAATACAAAACGCCGCCGCTGCGCCGCGGGTTTTACACGTTCGGCACGACCGAGTGCGTTACCGAGGATATTTTCGGCCTGTTCGAGCATACCGGTTATTTGCAGGTGCCGCACAGCTTGTCCGTGCTGCCGCAGACGGTGCCGATCCGGGAATGGCACCAATTCCATCAAATGATGAAGGGGACGAACCACCATTCGTCCACGACGCGTGCGGTGCGCGAAACGACGCAAATCAACGGCGTGCGCGAATATATTTACGGCGACCGGATCTCCCGCATTCACTGGAATGCGACGGCGAAAACAGGGACGTGGAAGTCGAAGGAGTTCGAGCGCGAATCGCTTCCGAAAACATATGTCGTATTGGACCGTCACGGCAAATCTTATGCCGGCGAAGATCATTTCGAGCTTGCCGTATCTGTCGCCGCATCGTTATTCCAGTACGGGGCCAGCCGCAGCTTCGCGCTCGGCCTCATTTCGGTCGGCGCGGCAACAGCCTATTACGAGCCGAAGCCGGGTCAGCTGCAGCAGAAGGAAGTGATGCAGCATTTGATCGGCGTGGAAGCGGACGGCACGCACCCGCTGCGCCGGGTGCTCAAGGAGCACGTGCAAAGCCTGGTACCGGGCAGCTTTATCGCCGTCATCAGCCCCGTGGAAGGGGAAGCCGCTTTGCAGCTGATGAGCTGGCTCAAGCAGCTGCAGCTCAATCCGTGCCACATCATGGTGACGGGGAAGCCGGAGCGGAAAGAGCTGTGGCTGAAAACATTGAGAGCGAACGGCTTTATGGGCTATGCCATCGGCTCGCTCGCCGAACTGCCGGTCGTGTTGGGAGGTCGCGGATAA
- a CDS encoding helix-turn-helix domain-containing protein yields MEKPAIMKTITAEHETFIQSENCVLNLQGFASRFNFTPRELEIISLILMYGLSNKEIANTCRISEKTVKNHLANIMGKLEIGSIRQLFPVVLHFIRGS; encoded by the coding sequence GTGGAAAAACCGGCAATTATGAAGACGATTACTGCAGAACATGAGACTTTCATACAGTCTGAGAATTGCGTATTGAATTTGCAAGGTTTCGCCTCCCGTTTTAACTTTACTCCCAGGGAACTCGAGATCATATCCCTTATCCTTATGTACGGCTTGTCAAACAAGGAAATTGCAAATACGTGCCGCATCAGTGAAAAAACGGTCAAGAACCATTTGGCAAATATCATGGGCAAGCTTGAAATAGGCTCGATCCGCCAGCTTTTCCCGGTCGTACTGCATTTTATAAGGGGATCTTAG
- a CDS encoding HD-GYP domain-containing protein has protein sequence MNIDTCEHCERERHEHGRLFCKECMDRKFAMYCPVGGRENGKKGMWLGFFASLAVAVTCNIVFPSALMPVLYIVPVILLASLVNHIVPLLMFGAATAGLSVYLTEGGIESAIPVAGISAAIVLLRRVIQISRRSNRQKLENEQLFMSTILAFSKSIDARDPYTAFHSKNVANYARKIAQEMGLGEAETEAVYLAGMIHDIGKIGTPEHILHKESRLTDEEYEVMKTHAEEGYRIIKDIERLQNMGVTEMVRHHHERYDGKGYPMGLKGADIPLGARILAASDAYDAMTTNRSYRQKLSAETAADELERHSGTQFDPEVARAFLAVLRREERIPAAASAVVLQTPLRQPS, from the coding sequence ATGAATATCGATACATGCGAGCATTGCGAGCGGGAGCGGCACGAGCATGGCCGACTTTTTTGCAAGGAATGCATGGACAGGAAATTTGCGATGTACTGTCCCGTAGGAGGGCGCGAAAACGGGAAAAAGGGGATGTGGCTCGGCTTTTTCGCATCGCTCGCGGTCGCGGTTACTTGCAACATCGTATTTCCTTCGGCACTTATGCCGGTTTTATATATCGTCCCGGTCATTCTGCTCGCCTCCTTGGTGAATCATATCGTTCCGCTGCTTATGTTCGGGGCAGCCACGGCCGGACTTTCGGTTTATTTAACCGAAGGCGGCATCGAGTCGGCCATCCCGGTTGCCGGGATCTCCGCAGCAATCGTCCTGCTCCGGCGGGTGATCCAAATATCCCGCAGAAGCAACAGGCAGAAGCTGGAGAACGAGCAGCTGTTCATGAGCACGATTCTCGCTTTTTCCAAAAGCATCGACGCACGCGATCCGTACACGGCTTTTCATTCGAAAAACGTCGCGAACTACGCCCGCAAAATCGCGCAGGAAATGGGCCTCGGCGAGGCGGAAACCGAGGCGGTTTACCTCGCCGGGATGATTCACGATATCGGCAAAATCGGCACACCGGAGCATATTTTACATAAAGAATCCCGTCTGACCGACGAGGAATATGAAGTAATGAAAACGCACGCCGAAGAAGGCTACCGGATCATCAAGGATATCGAGCGCCTGCAAAATATGGGCGTCACCGAGATGGTCAGGCACCATCACGAGCGGTATGACGGCAAAGGTTACCCGATGGGGCTTAAAGGCGCGGACATCCCGCTTGGAGCGAGAATACTGGCGGCAAGCGACGCCTATGACGCAATGACGACCAACCGTTCGTACCGGCAAAAGCTGTCGGCGGAAACCGCTGCGGATGAGCTCGAGCGTCACAGCGGCACGCAGTTCGATCCCGAGGTGGCGCGCGCCTTCCTGGCCGTACTTCGCCGGGAAGAGCGGATTCCGGCCGCAGCTTCGGCAGTGGTGCTGCAAACGCCGCTCCGGCAGCCGTCCTGA
- a CDS encoding transglutaminase TgpA family protein has translation MGASEKSWARMLLGDWQRRLSILLIGIYLLQFVEWIAKEKHVWLPETITIVKLTLLLTFVIEIIPRIHWVIRSLLQLIAIIAANHYVLTGIGHIPKVGLPTYLSGRFMENIVMLIPYLWFALGAWVVYLAAIWWVEAKWRIYAMIVISILALCIRDSFSSIFLWPQVAVMLFCGLFLLIISHFQQLKKKDPSAYGYLTEYPASIATPVVLLVSLTIIVGALMPEIGPLMTDPYTAWRNLRGQPASFTTGKGIEVAVSPADTSSGYSRSDQALGGSFNFDYTPVMTVDTTHRSYWRGETRSFYNGKGWEMSEAERRAALTGVRTGQTLAPDPKMAGSQLKTVEVKQTVTMMDEQTYPVLFGSLFMQKVESVDTSGGGMERFLWSPQHDELRFNEQSRQPYPKTYTIVSQMPIIDEEGLRKAPAELPNRNEFADYLQLPDRLPERVRTLAADLTKDATNPFDKARIIEEYLRLTFPYTNKPDVSKGRSRDFVDRFLFEIKEGYCDYYSTSMAIMLRTLGIPTRWVKGYASGVLPTDETELLGLDPSMVDPDAGGIYTVRNADAHSWVEAYFAGWGWIPFEPTSGFVLPRAVQAPELPVDLSTIPTVTEPEPESALPASEHITSYGGIIAALLILVYAAYRFEWLSVLQERLKQRRAHLFKQKVIVECEKLLRIFRRKGYTRHEHETVREAVQRWSKQSKWMKADLEQILNAFEKAKYSKAEVTEQDWQNTVQSVQKLRSQL, from the coding sequence ATGGGCGCTTCCGAAAAATCATGGGCAAGAATGCTGCTGGGCGATTGGCAGCGGCGGCTTTCCATCCTGCTCATCGGAATCTATTTGCTTCAGTTTGTGGAATGGATTGCGAAGGAAAAGCATGTTTGGCTGCCGGAAACGATCACCATTGTGAAGCTGACGCTGCTTCTCACCTTTGTAATCGAAATCATTCCCCGGATTCATTGGGTCATCAGAAGCTTGCTTCAATTGATTGCAATAATAGCGGCGAATCATTACGTGCTGACGGGAATCGGCCATATCCCGAAGGTCGGGCTCCCGACCTATTTGTCCGGCAGGTTCATGGAAAACATCGTCATGCTGATTCCATACCTGTGGTTCGCACTCGGGGCATGGGTCGTATACCTCGCCGCCATTTGGTGGGTCGAAGCGAAATGGCGCATATATGCGATGATCGTCATCAGTATTTTGGCTCTTTGCATCCGGGATTCGTTCTCCTCGATTTTTCTATGGCCGCAGGTCGCGGTTATGTTATTTTGCGGGTTATTTTTGCTCATTATCAGTCATTTCCAGCAGCTTAAAAAGAAAGATCCGTCGGCATACGGCTATTTGACGGAATACCCGGCATCCATTGCGACGCCGGTGGTGCTGCTCGTCAGCCTTACGATCATCGTTGGGGCGCTGATGCCGGAAATCGGTCCGCTGATGACCGATCCGTATACCGCGTGGCGCAATCTGCGCGGCCAGCCGGCGAGCTTTACGACGGGCAAAGGCATCGAGGTTGCGGTATCCCCGGCGGACACGTCGTCGGGCTACTCGCGAAGCGATCAAGCGCTCGGGGGCAGCTTCAATTTCGATTACACGCCCGTCATGACGGTCGATACGACGCACCGCAGCTACTGGCGCGGAGAAACGCGATCCTTTTATAACGGAAAAGGATGGGAAATGAGCGAAGCCGAGCGCCGTGCGGCGCTGACGGGAGTCCGTACCGGCCAGACGCTCGCCCCCGATCCGAAGATGGCCGGCAGCCAGCTTAAAACGGTCGAAGTCAAGCAGACGGTGACGATGATGGACGAACAGACGTATCCGGTTCTGTTCGGTTCGCTTTTTATGCAGAAGGTCGAATCGGTGGATACTTCGGGCGGCGGGATGGAACGTTTCTTGTGGTCGCCGCAGCATGACGAGCTGCGCTTCAACGAACAGTCTAGGCAGCCGTACCCAAAAACGTATACGATCGTGTCGCAAATGCCGATCATCGACGAGGAGGGGCTCCGCAAAGCGCCTGCGGAGCTGCCGAACCGAAACGAATTTGCCGATTATTTGCAGCTTCCGGACCGTCTTCCCGAACGGGTGCGCACGCTGGCGGCGGATTTGACCAAAGATGCGACCAATCCTTTTGACAAGGCGAGAATCATCGAGGAATATTTGAGACTCACGTTCCCTTATACGAACAAGCCGGACGTGAGCAAGGGGCGGAGCCGCGATTTCGTGGACCGGTTCCTTTTTGAAATCAAGGAAGGCTACTGCGATTATTATTCGACTTCGATGGCGATCATGCTGCGGACGCTCGGAATCCCGACCCGCTGGGTAAAAGGCTACGCCTCGGGAGTTTTGCCGACGGACGAAACCGAGCTGCTCGGCCTCGATCCGAGTATGGTCGATCCCGATGCCGGGGGCATTTACACCGTGCGCAACGCCGATGCGCATTCCTGGGTGGAAGCGTATTTCGCCGGCTGGGGCTGGATTCCGTTCGAGCCGACATCGGGCTTCGTGCTGCCGAGGGCCGTTCAGGCTCCGGAACTTCCCGTCGATTTGTCGACGATTCCGACGGTAACGGAGCCGGAGCCGGAAAGCGCGCTGCCTGCATCGGAGCATATTACGTCTTATGGCGGAATTATCGCCGCTTTGCTTATCCTTGTATATGCAGCTTACCGGTTCGAGTGGCTATCCGTGCTGCAGGAGCGGCTCAAGCAAAGACGGGCGCATCTCTTTAAGCAAAAAGTCATCGTCGAATGCGAGAAGCTGCTGCGCATTTTCCGCCGCAAAGGGTACACCCGCCATGAGCACGAAACGGTGCGCGAAGCGGTGCAGCGCTGGTCCAAGCAGAGCAAGTGGATGAAGGCCGATCTCGAGCAAATTTTGAACGCGTTCGAAAAGGCGAAGTACAGCAAGGCGGAAGTGACCGAGCAGGATTGGCAAAACACGGTACAGTCGGTGCAGAAGCTCCGATCGCAGCTGTAG
- a CDS encoding AAA family ATPase has protein sequence MEISTRDDLQALKLIQANLESCILGKQDEIMLLLTTLLAGGHVLLEDVPGTGKTVMIKALAKSVRGQFRRIQCNPDLLPTDITGVSIYHPKDEVFMFRPGPVMTHILLADEINRATTKTQSALLEAMEERHITVDGECHDLPKPFLLLATQNPIDFEGTYVLPEAQLDRFMMKFSLGYPDEHIEKQMITSQSVVHPLETIQPVAEVEQILRLQQKVKEVHLDDAVATYLVSIVRQTRQHPAIFLGASPRATLSLVSASKAYALLQNRDYVIPDDIKFLAPYVLGHRIILHSEARMDGASVGSVLQSIFEQVRVPVRLEK, from the coding sequence ATGGAGATTTCGACAAGAGACGACCTACAGGCTTTGAAACTGATTCAAGCTAATCTGGAATCATGCATATTAGGCAAGCAGGATGAAATCATGCTGCTCTTGACCACCCTGCTGGCAGGAGGACATGTGCTGCTTGAAGATGTTCCGGGGACCGGTAAAACCGTAATGATTAAAGCGCTTGCAAAATCCGTCCGCGGCCAGTTCCGCCGCATTCAATGCAATCCCGATCTTCTCCCCACCGACATTACCGGCGTCTCCATTTATCACCCGAAAGACGAAGTGTTCATGTTCCGGCCGGGGCCGGTGATGACGCATATTTTGCTGGCGGACGAAATCAACCGGGCCACGACGAAGACGCAGTCCGCTCTGCTTGAGGCGATGGAGGAGCGGCATATTACGGTGGACGGCGAATGTCACGATTTGCCGAAGCCGTTTCTGCTGCTCGCTACGCAAAACCCGATCGATTTCGAAGGGACTTACGTGCTGCCGGAAGCGCAGCTGGACCGGTTTATGATGAAATTCAGTCTGGGATATCCGGACGAACATATCGAGAAGCAGATGATCACGTCGCAAAGCGTCGTGCACCCGCTCGAAACGATACAGCCGGTAGCGGAGGTCGAGCAAATATTGCGGCTGCAGCAAAAGGTGAAGGAAGTGCATCTGGACGATGCGGTGGCGACTTACCTCGTATCGATCGTGCGCCAGACGCGGCAGCATCCGGCTATTTTCCTTGGCGCGAGCCCGCGTGCGACGCTGTCGCTCGTCTCAGCCTCCAAAGCGTATGCGCTGCTGCAAAACAGAGATTACGTCATTCCCGACGATATCAAGTTTTTGGCGCCTTATGTGCTTGGCCACCGCATTATATTGCATTCCGAGGCCCGCATGGACGGGGCGTCCGTAGGATCCGTACTGCAGTCCATCTTCGAGCAAGTGAGAGTTCCCGTTCGATTGGAGAAGTGA